tgagtttcCTGGCTACTCTTTCTAAAGCAAGCTCTTTGATTACTTTTCTGTTTACCTCCTTCATAACTTTTCAAAGCCTGCGATTACCTTGTTGGCATACTTGCCAATTGTCTGTTTCCATCAAGCAGAATGTAAACTAAATGAGGGCTGCAACCTTGACCAGTCTTATTCATCCAGTGCTTGGCACTTAGCAGTTGCTCTCAATAAATCTTTGAGGATTGAATGGCTTAATAATTGACTGAATAGTACAGAGTGAGGGCAGAGAAATGACAGGGAAAGGCCAGGGGAAGCCTGTGAAACTGGAACAAACACTCGAGAGGGGTTAAgaccccacctctctctgtctctggccctggAAAGGGCAGGCATGAACTAGGGGTCCAGCAGTCCAGTTGGCTCCAGAACCACCTGCCCAATTGTCCATAGCTAGATTTGAGAAAATCCAATTCTCATTCTTCACTTTCTGGCCTCTGGCTGCTGACTCCAGGCAGTGGGAGTTTTCAGGGAAGGGTAATAGGGGACCCTACCAGAACTGGAGACCTGTTCCTCAAGAATGTGTAAGAGAGGgtagcctggttggctcagtcggttagcgtgggacttcggctcaggtcatgatctcacagttcatgagttccagccccacattgggctctctactgtcagcgcagagcccgcattgtatcctctgtccccctctctctctgcccctcccagcttgtgCGCGGgcgccctctctttctcaaaactaaacattaaaaaaaaaaaaaaaaaaaaaaaaagaatgtggaagaGGGTTGTAGAAGATGcggcctggcacataataaaaacCTTGAATGCTGGTCTCTGTTTGACCACAAAACTTGGCGTGGCAGTCTCCTACCCACCCCTCCCCGTCCCAAGCCAGGCTTCGGAGTGTGCAATTCTTCCCAAGCCCTAAAGGGGGTGGCACCGGGCTGCGCCCGCGGGCTCTGGCCGAGGGCAAGGGACCAGCGGAAGGGCTGGCGCCCTTAAAGGGAAGTTTTGGTGACTCCCGCTGGCGAAAACGAGCGCcgcccctgcctctcccttcccgCCAGGATTGCTTGTCCATCTAGTTGTCTGGCGGAGACTCCGGATACCCAGCCCCCTTCGGACTTCAGCATAAGCCCCGAAggatggggaaagaaagagaccTCCATTAAAGGGACTCTCGGTCACCAGGGCGTGGGGCTCGGGGTACGGAGAAACGGCTGCTCCCTACATGCTTGGTGTCTACCAGCAGAATTGCCTCTTTAAGGCTTGGGTAGGAGGCTGGGTCTGAACTTGCGTTGGGTGGGAGGACGAGCTTCTTGGTGACGTAAGACCTGAGGAGGGGCGTGCCTTCTGAGTGACTCGTCGCCTGGAAGGGGGCGGGCTCTTAATGACGAAACTCCGGGGAGGAGACAGGCGTTCATTGATAAAAACGCCGGGCTCCCTCGGGCGCGAGCGCAGCGTAGCAAATCCAGGCAGTGCCACGCGCGGCCCGGGCCTGGCGGAACAGAAACAAGCCGGGCCCGCGCTGCGACGCACCGCCTGCATGGAGCCCGCCGCCGGCTTCCTATCCCCGCGTCCCTTCCCGCGTGCTGccgccccgcccgcgcccccTGCCGGGCCCGGGCCGCCTGAGAATGCCTCGCCGGGACCTGATCTGGAGATGCTGGCCGGACCACCGGCGCCGGACTCAGGGCGCCTCATCACCGACCCGCGCAGCGGCCGCACCTACTTCAAAGGCCGCCTGTTGGGCAAGGTGAACTGGTGGGGTGGAGTGCTAGCGAGGGGCGGGGGTTCTTGCCGACCTTCTGGACGGCGCCTGCTGGGGCGGGGGCGCTTGTCCTCAGCGCGGGGACGCTTGTCCTCGGCGCGGGGACGCTTGCCCTCAGTGCGGGGACGTCTGCGGGCCAGACTTGGCTATCCTGGAGCGCTCTGCCTGATGCCCCCTTCCCAACAGGGGGGCTTTGCCCGCTGCTACGAGGCCACTGACACGGAGACCGGCAACGCCTACGCTGTCAAAGTCATCTCACAGAGCCGCATCACCAAGCCGCATCAACGCGAGAAGGTGGGCCCCAGGCCCAGCGGATCAGGGGTGGAGTGGGGACAATAGTGAGGGAGCCCTTGAAGGATGACCACCCCGCGCCCCCATTGCAGATCCTAAACGAGATTGAGCTGCACCGCGGCCTGCAGCACCGCCACATCGTGCGTTTCTCACACCACTTTGAGGATGCTGACAACATATACATTTTCCTGGAGCTCTGCAGCCGAAAGGTGAATGATGACaatgggagtgggagagagaaaggggccttGAGACCCAAAACTGGAGCCCTGTCTCTTCCTTCAGCGAGCACAGATGGAGGGAGGGTCAAAGAGGGCGGGCCAGGGGCTGAAGCAGTGGCTCTCTGCAGTCCCTGGCCCACATCTGGAAGGCCCGACACACCCTGTTGGAGCCAGAGGTGCGCTACTACCTGCGCCAGATCCTTTCCGGACTCAAGTACTTGCACCAGCGGGGCATCCTGCATCGAGACCTCAAGCTGGGTGAGAATCCTGGGCCAGCAGGATTGGGGTTTGAGGACGCAGAGAGAAAGGAGTCTGACACGCCTCTTTCCCCCTGTTCAGGAAATTTTTTTATCACTGAGAACATGGAACTGAAGATGGGGGACTTTGGGCTGGCAACCCGGTTGGAACCCCCGGAACATAGGAAGAAGTGAGTGTTTGAGGAGAGGGGTGGCCACAGTCTGTGTGATACAGATGACGTGCGTGACAGACAGTGAGTTTGTATGTGGGAGGCATGATGACtgactgatgtgtgtgtgtgatagatgGGGAGGGATGACGGTTGTTTGTGTGTGGGGGAAGGTGGAGGTGGCAGCCACGACTGGTGGAAAGGCTGAGGGTCCTGTTGGTGTTTGAATACCTGAGACAGACGGGGATGTAAGGATTCTTGGAGATGTTTGATCCTGTGTGTGGCTGGTGGAAGGTGACATAAGcaatgtgtgtgtgagacagaccGAGTGTGGGAATAGCAGGACATGACATCCTGTGTAAGAAGACCCTGCTGTGGCCATGATGACTGGGTGTGAGTGACAACAGATAGCATGTGTGACAGAGGAGTGTTTTGGGGCAATATGACAGCtggtgttggtgtgtgtgtggcacaGACCATAGAGGGTGACAGCCTGTGTGGGTGTCTGACAGacgggagtgggggaaggaggaaaggatcAGTGATGGACTCTGCTGGCCTTGGAGGAGGGAGCTGGGTTGGGGGTCAGggccttcccccccgccccccacgccgcCCCCCATCATCCTGCAGAGCAGCTGAGCAGCTGGGCCAGGCGGGTGGGCGGGGACTCAGCTGCCATCTCCAGCATCCATTGTCCCAGGACAAGCAGGAGTTCTCTGGCCTTTGGTGACAGGCAGCTGCTTTGTCTGGACTCAcagtgggggcagggatgagggtggggggtggctagCCAGGCTGGGTCTGaaccttctcctctcttcctacTCCTTTTCAGAACCATCTGTGGCACCCCCAATTATGTGGCTCCAGAAGTGCTGCAAAGACAGGGCCACGGGCCCGAGGCAGACGTGTGGTCCCTGGGCTGTGTCATGTGAGTCCCAGGGTCGTCTACACACTGGTGGGTGCACGCATGGGGTGTACCTTCCACTTTACTCCTGACCCCCTTATCTCTACCTCACAGGTACACACTGCTATGTGGGAGTCCCCCCTTTGAGACAGTTGACTTGAAGGAGACCTATCGCTGCATCAAACAGGTTCACTACACACTGCCTGCCAGCCTCTCACTGCCTGCCCGGCAGCTCCTGGCTGCCATCCTTCGAGCCTCGCCCCAAGACCGCCCCTCAATTGACCAGATCCTGCGCCATGACTTCTTTACCAAGGTCTGTGGCTCCCCGAAGTCAAGTCTGCATATTCCCAGGGGATTCAATGGGGGGTAGGTGACAGGGCCCCTAGgacctcccttctctgctcacatgACTTCCCTCCTCAGGGCTACACCCCCGACCGGCTCCCTGTCAGCAGCTGTGTGACAGTCCCAGACCTGATACCCCTTAACCCAGCTAGGATTCTGTTTGTCAAAGTTACCAAGAGCCTCTTTGGCAGGAAGAAGAAGAGTGAGTCTGCGATATCAGTGGGTTTGAGGGTATAAAGTGGCAGGGGGGCTTGTTACATATATTGTGGGGGCCTGAGTGTGAGTGCCTTTGAACCCCTGGAGAGAGCATGTGCCCATTTGTATCATCCCTACAGGAAGCCTGCGGGGTGGGCAGGATACTGAGGGCTATATCTTCCCCACCCAGGTAAGAACCATCCTGAGGAGCGGGACGAGGTCTCCGGTTTGGTGAATGGCCTCACTCGGACGTCCATTGGCCATCAAGATGCCAGGCCTGAGGTGAGGTACTCACGTGGGTAGTGTTTCCTGACTCACTCTCACCCTAGCAGCTGCAGGAAGCCTGGGATAAAAGAAGCTAGTGAAGCATCTAGCCTCATGGTAGCCTAATTGGCTGTGTCTCATTAGCCAGGCAGGGCTGACCTGGAGTGCCCTGGCTGCCAGGGCAAGGCTGGGCCATGGACTCTCAAGAATTTGGATTTTGAGGCCTATCTCACTTCCTTCTCCTACCCAACCATCCAGGCTCCAGCAGCTTCTGGTCCAGCACCCCTCAGCTTGGTAGAGACGGCACCTGAGGACAGCTCACCCCGTGGGACACTGGCAAGCAGTGGAGATGGTGAGGAGCCAGGAGGATGAGAAGTGTTAGAAGTTTCTGGGGCTGAGACCAGGGACCAGAGGGAAGGAGTGGTCAGAGGTCAGTGGTCATGGCCTGTGTCCTGGGGAACTAATGCCTAATTCTCAGTGCCCTGTTTCCTTTAGGGTTTGAAGaaggtctgactgtggccacaGTGGTGGAGTCAGCCCTCTGTGCTCTGAGAAACTGCCTGGCCTTCATGCCCCCAGGTGAGATTGGGGTATGGTATGGGTGAATGGTGGTGGGAGTTCTTTGGCTGCCATGTTGGGAACAGATCCTCACTCCTTCCTCTTCCATGACAGCGGAACAGAACCCAGCTCCCCTTGCACAGCCAGAGCCTCTGGTATGGGTCAGCAAGTGGGTTGACTACTCCAACAAATTTGGCTTTGGGTATCAACTGTCCAGCCGCCGTGTGGCTGTGCTTTTCAACAATGGCACACATATGGCCCTTTCAGCCAACAGAAAGTAAGTGCTGTTATGGAGTGTCTT
This Lynx canadensis isolate LIC74 chromosome C1, mLynCan4.pri.v2, whole genome shotgun sequence DNA region includes the following protein-coding sequences:
- the PLK3 gene encoding serine/threonine-protein kinase PLK3, which codes for MEPAAGFLSPRPFPRAAAPPAPPAGPGPPENASPGPDLEMLAGPPAPDSGRLITDPRSGRTYFKGRLLGKGGFARCYEATDTETGNAYAVKVISQSRITKPHQREKILNEIELHRGLQHRHIVRFSHHFEDADNIYIFLELCSRKSLAHIWKARHTLLEPEVRYYLRQILSGLKYLHQRGILHRDLKLGNFFITENMELKMGDFGLATRLEPPEHRKKTICGTPNYVAPEVLQRQGHGPEADVWSLGCVMYTLLCGSPPFETVDLKETYRCIKQVHYTLPASLSLPARQLLAAILRASPQDRPSIDQILRHDFFTKGYTPDRLPVSSCVTVPDLIPLNPARILFVKVTKSLFGRKKKSKNHPEERDEVSGLVNGLTRTSIGHQDARPEAPAASGPAPLSLVETAPEDSSPRGTLASSGDGFEEGLTVATVVESALCALRNCLAFMPPAEQNPAPLAQPEPLVWVSKWVDYSNKFGFGYQLSSRRVAVLFNNGTHMALSANRKTVHYNPTSTKHFSFSVGAVPRALQPQLGVLRYFASYMEQRLMKGGDLPSVEEVEMPVPPLLLQWVKTDQALLMLFSDGTVQVNFYGDHTKLILSGWEPLLVTFVARNRSACTYLASHLRQLGCSPDLRQRLRYALRLLRDRCPA